Proteins encoded together in one Mus musculus strain C57BL/6J chromosome 16, GRCm38.p6 C57BL/6J window:
- the Cd200r4 gene encoding cell surface glycoprotein CD200 receptor 4 isoform X1, with translation MHALGRIPTLTLLIFINIFVSGSSCTDENQTIQNDSSSSLTQVNTTMSVQMDKKALLCCFSSPLINAVLITWIIKHRHLPSCTIAYNLDKKTNETSCLGRNITWASTPDHSPELQISAVALQHEGTYTCEIVTPEGNLEKVYDLQVLVPPEVTYFPGKNRTAVCEAMAGKPAAQISWTPDGDCVTKSESHSNGTVTVRSTCHWEQNNVSVVSCLVSHSTGNQSLSIELSQGTMTTPRSLLTILYVKMALLVIILLNVGFAFFQKRNFART, from the exons ATGCATGCTCTGGGGAGGATTCCGACTTTgactttgctgatcttcatcaatatttttgtgtctg GGTCAAGTTGTACTGATGAGAATCAAACAATACAGAATGACAGTTCATCTTCTCTGACACAAG TTAACACTACAATGTCTGTACAGATGGATAAAAAGGCTCTGCTCTGCTGCTTTTCTAGTCCACTGATAAATGCAGTATTAATCACATGGATAATAAAACACAGACACCTGCCTTCCTGCACAATAGCATACAACCTAGATAAAAAGACCAATGAAACCAGCTGCTTGGGCAGGAACATCACCTGGGCCTCCACACCTGACCACAGTCCTGAACTTCAGATCAGTGCAGTGGCCCTCCAGCATGAGGGGACTTACACATGTGAGATAGTAACACCTGAAGGGAATTTAGAAAAAGTCTATGACCTCCAAGTGCTGG tgccccctGAGGTAACCTACTTTCCAGGGAAAAACAGAACTGCAGTCTGTGAGGCAATGGCAGGCAAGCCTGCTGCACAGATCTCTTGGACTCCAGATGGGGACTGTGTCACTAAGAGTGAGTCACACAGCAATGGCACTGTGACTGTCAGGAGCACGTGCCACTGGGAGCAGAACAATGTGTCTGTTGTGTCCTGCTTAGTCTCTCATTCGACTGGTAATCAGTCTCTGTCCATAGAACTGAGTCAAG GTACAATGACCACCCCCCGTTCCTTGCTGACCATTCTCTATGTGAAAATGGCCCTTTTGGTGATTATTCTTCTTAACGTAGGATTTGCTTTCTTCCAGAAGAGAAATTTTGCCAG AACATGA
- the Cd200r4 gene encoding cell surface glycoprotein CD200 receptor 4 isoform X2 gives MSVQMDKKALLCCFSSPLINAVLITWIIKHRHLPSCTIAYNLDKKTNETSCLGRNITWASTPDHSPELQISAVALQHEGTYTCEIVTPEGNLEKVYDLQVLVPPEVTYFPGKNRTAVCEAMAGKPAAQISWTPDGDCVTKSESHSNGTVTVRSTCHWEQNNVSVVSCLVSHSTGNQSLSIELSQGTMTTPRSLLTILYVKMALLVIILLNVGFAFFQKRNFART, from the exons ATGTCTGTACAGATGGATAAAAAGGCTCTGCTCTGCTGCTTTTCTAGTCCACTGATAAATGCAGTATTAATCACATGGATAATAAAACACAGACACCTGCCTTCCTGCACAATAGCATACAACCTAGATAAAAAGACCAATGAAACCAGCTGCTTGGGCAGGAACATCACCTGGGCCTCCACACCTGACCACAGTCCTGAACTTCAGATCAGTGCAGTGGCCCTCCAGCATGAGGGGACTTACACATGTGAGATAGTAACACCTGAAGGGAATTTAGAAAAAGTCTATGACCTCCAAGTGCTGG tgccccctGAGGTAACCTACTTTCCAGGGAAAAACAGAACTGCAGTCTGTGAGGCAATGGCAGGCAAGCCTGCTGCACAGATCTCTTGGACTCCAGATGGGGACTGTGTCACTAAGAGTGAGTCACACAGCAATGGCACTGTGACTGTCAGGAGCACGTGCCACTGGGAGCAGAACAATGTGTCTGTTGTGTCCTGCTTAGTCTCTCATTCGACTGGTAATCAGTCTCTGTCCATAGAACTGAGTCAAG GTACAATGACCACCCCCCGTTCCTTGCTGACCATTCTCTATGTGAAAATGGCCCTTTTGGTGATTATTCTTCTTAACGTAGGATTTGCTTTCTTCCAGAAGAGAAATTTTGCCAG AACATGA